In Acidobacteriota bacterium, one genomic interval encodes:
- a CDS encoding acyl-CoA/acyl-ACP dehydrogenase, whose product MSDSDLHVSIENDYAFLRDPVRRICEQFPGEYWRRLDAAAEYPTEFVQALTEHEYLGCLIPEEYGGSGLPLRAACVVLETIHSSGCNAAACHAQMYTMGTVLRHGSDEQKQQYLPKIASGELRLQAFGVTEPVTGSDTTQLRTTAVRDGDSYVVNGQKIWTSRALHSDLMILLARTTAADQVEKRSRGLSVFLVDLREARGNGLEIQPIDTMINHGTTQVFFDDLRIPVSSRIGEEGHGFRYILSGMNAERILLASEAIGDARYFIRRAVEYANEREVFGRPIGQNQGIQFPIARAQAETDAAEMIVRKAAALYDAGRECGAEANSAKLLASEAAWKAGDTCFQTFGGFAFATEYDIERKWRECRLFQTAPISTNLVLTYLAQHVLGLPRSY is encoded by the coding sequence ATGAGCGACAGCGACCTCCACGTTTCGATCGAGAACGACTACGCCTTCCTCCGCGACCCGGTCCGCCGCATCTGCGAGCAGTTCCCGGGCGAGTACTGGCGGCGGCTCGATGCCGCCGCCGAGTACCCGACGGAGTTCGTGCAGGCGCTCACCGAGCACGAGTACCTGGGCTGTCTGATTCCCGAGGAGTACGGAGGCTCGGGTCTGCCTCTGCGCGCCGCCTGCGTGGTGCTCGAGACGATCCACTCGAGCGGCTGCAACGCCGCCGCCTGCCACGCCCAGATGTACACGATGGGCACCGTGCTGCGCCACGGCAGCGACGAGCAGAAACAGCAGTACCTTCCGAAGATCGCCAGCGGCGAACTCCGGCTTCAGGCGTTCGGCGTCACCGAGCCGGTGACGGGTTCGGACACCACGCAGCTCAGGACCACGGCGGTCCGCGACGGCGACAGCTACGTCGTGAACGGCCAGAAGATCTGGACCAGCCGGGCGCTCCACTCGGACCTGATGATCCTGCTCGCCCGCACGACGGCGGCCGACCAGGTGGAGAAGCGTTCACGCGGCCTGTCCGTGTTCCTCGTCGACCTCCGCGAGGCGCGAGGCAACGGTCTGGAGATCCAGCCGATCGACACGATGATCAACCACGGCACGACCCAGGTCTTCTTCGACGACCTGCGCATCCCGGTCAGCAGCCGGATCGGGGAGGAGGGTCACGGTTTCAGGTACATCCTGAGCGGTATGAATGCCGAGCGCATCCTCCTCGCCTCGGAGGCGATCGGCGATGCCCGCTACTTCATCCGCCGCGCCGTAGAGTACGCCAACGAGCGCGAAGTGTTCGGAAGGCCAATCGGCCAGAACCAGGGCATCCAGTTCCCGATCGCCCGCGCCCAAGCCGAAACCGACGCCGCCGAGATGATCGTCCGCAAGGCCGCCGCCCTCTACGACGCCGGCCGCGAATGCGGAGCCGAAGCCAACAGCGCCAAGCTCCTCGCCTCCGAAGCTGCCTGGAAGGCCGGCGACACCTGCTTCCAGACCTTCGGCGGCTTCGCCTTCGCCACCGAGTACGACATCGAACGCAAGTGGCGCGAATGCCGCCTTTTCCAGACGGCGCCGATCTCGACGAACCTCGTGCTCACCTACCTGGCCCAGCACGTCCTCGGACTGCCGCGCAGCTACTGA
- the pyk gene encoding pyruvate kinase: MQRRAKIVATIGPASSSEKTLARLIRAGVNVVRLNQSHGTREEHRRLIRLVREVSKEVGRPVGVMVDLMGPRHRLDRFEGARVLREGDVVGLGASTEADLPLHRDMVRHVQPGEQILIDDGRVQLEVRSKDGERIEAEVVVGGAVSSRKGVNLPDSHLPFRISAKDIEDIRLAVEEDADFLAASYIGTPADVVQVREASREAGRPLQIIAKLERRRALDHLDEIVLESDGVMVARGDLGVEIPLHQVPVVQKRIIESGWRHARPVIVATQMLESMIEHPRPTRAESSDVANAVFDGADAMMLSGESAAGRYPLESVQTMHRIITESERYNLSKHTSQPVGFHTMEVGPYDIEPPHRPGTLEIPETVSAAAILSARHLTAQGIVVLSQGGFTARQVACRRPSTPVFAFTRESRSMRELQLVWGVHSVKMDQEVYHHDEVVAMVDRQLLVGNLALPGDTIVLLMGDPIQDRPPTNLMRIHRVRPQ; this comes from the coding sequence GTGCAGCGTCGAGCCAAGATCGTCGCCACGATCGGACCGGCGAGTTCGAGCGAGAAGACGCTCGCGCGTCTGATCCGCGCAGGCGTCAACGTCGTCCGGTTGAACCAGTCGCACGGCACCAGGGAAGAACACCGGCGTCTGATTCGTCTGGTGCGGGAGGTCAGCAAGGAGGTCGGCCGGCCGGTCGGTGTGATGGTCGACCTGATGGGGCCCCGCCACCGGCTCGATCGTTTCGAGGGGGCGCGGGTGCTCAGGGAGGGCGATGTGGTCGGCCTGGGCGCGAGCACGGAGGCCGATCTGCCCCTCCACCGGGACATGGTCCGGCACGTCCAGCCGGGCGAGCAGATCCTGATCGACGACGGTCGCGTGCAACTGGAGGTGCGCTCGAAGGATGGGGAGAGGATCGAGGCGGAGGTCGTCGTCGGCGGTGCCGTGTCGAGCCGCAAGGGCGTCAACCTGCCGGACAGTCATCTGCCGTTCCGGATTTCCGCGAAGGACATCGAGGACATTCGGCTGGCGGTGGAGGAGGACGCCGACTTTCTCGCGGCGAGCTACATCGGTACGCCGGCGGACGTGGTCCAGGTGCGGGAAGCGTCGCGGGAGGCAGGCCGGCCGCTGCAGATCATTGCCAAGCTCGAACGGCGGCGGGCGCTCGACCACCTCGACGAGATCGTGCTCGAGTCCGACGGGGTGATGGTGGCGCGCGGCGACCTGGGAGTGGAGATCCCCCTGCACCAGGTGCCGGTGGTGCAGAAGCGGATCATCGAGAGCGGTTGGCGGCACGCCCGTCCGGTGATCGTCGCGACCCAGATGCTGGAGTCGATGATCGAGCATCCGCGCCCAACCCGGGCCGAGTCCTCGGACGTGGCGAACGCGGTGTTCGACGGCGCCGACGCGATGATGCTCTCCGGCGAGAGCGCCGCCGGGCGCTATCCGCTGGAGTCAGTCCAGACGATGCACCGGATCATCACCGAGTCGGAGCGCTACAACCTCTCGAAGCACACCTCGCAGCCGGTCGGCTTCCACACGATGGAAGTCGGCCCGTACGACATCGAGCCGCCGCACCGGCCGGGCACCCTGGAGATCCCCGAGACGGTCTCCGCCGCGGCGATCCTGTCGGCGCGCCATTTGACCGCGCAGGGCATCGTCGTCCTCAGCCAGGGCGGTTTCACGGCTCGCCAGGTTGCCTGCCGCCGGCCGTCGACGCCGGTGTTCGCCTTCACGCGCGAATCGCGGTCGATGCGCGAGCTCCAGCTCGTCTGGGGCGTTCACTCCGTGAAGATGGACCAGGAGGTCTACCACCACGACGAGGTCGTCGCGATGGTCGACCGGCAACTCCTGGTCGGCAATCTGGCGCTGCCCGGCGACACGATCGTGCTGCTGATGGGCGACCCGATCCAGGACCGGCCGCCGACGAACCTGATGCGGATTCACCGCGTGCGCCCGCAGTAG
- the gap gene encoding type I glyceraldehyde-3-phosphate dehydrogenase has translation MRVGINGFGRIGRSVFRILAGRPNVEVVGINDLFDADRLAYLLRYDTVQGVFDQPVEVAGNGFRVGGRDIRLSAERDPSRLPWSDLGVDVAVESTGVFRTRAQVAQHLDAGAPRVVLTVPAKDEIDAMIVLGVNDDDLGAEHRVVSNASCTTNCLAPLAKTLDDAFGFEEGFITTVHAYTNGQRLVDSPHSDPRRSRSATANIIPTTTGAARAVGKVLPHLNGKLDGMAMRVPVADGSIVDLTCRLRGAPTAEAVNAAASTAAESNLAGILQYSEDPLVSTDILGNPHSSIFDAPLTRVSPAGGGGVYARVVSWYDNEWGYSNRVADLIERLAQFES, from the coding sequence ATCCGCGTCGGCATCAATGGCTTCGGTCGCATCGGCCGCAGCGTCTTTCGCATCCTCGCCGGCCGGCCGAACGTCGAGGTCGTCGGCATCAACGACCTGTTCGACGCGGACCGCCTCGCCTATCTGCTGCGCTACGACACCGTGCAGGGCGTCTTCGATCAACCGGTCGAAGTGGCCGGGAACGGTTTTCGAGTCGGCGGCCGGGACATCCGGCTGTCGGCGGAGCGGGATCCGTCCAGGTTGCCCTGGAGCGACCTCGGCGTCGATGTCGCGGTCGAGTCGACCGGCGTGTTCCGGACGCGCGCCCAGGTGGCGCAGCATCTCGACGCTGGCGCTCCGCGGGTCGTCCTCACGGTTCCCGCGAAGGACGAGATCGACGCCATGATCGTGCTCGGTGTCAACGACGACGATCTGGGCGCCGAGCATCGGGTCGTCTCGAACGCCTCCTGCACGACGAACTGCCTGGCGCCCCTTGCCAAGACGCTGGACGACGCCTTCGGTTTCGAGGAGGGCTTCATTACGACCGTCCACGCTTACACCAACGGCCAGCGCCTCGTCGACTCGCCGCACAGCGACCCGCGTCGCAGCCGTTCGGCGACCGCCAACATCATCCCGACGACGACCGGCGCCGCGCGCGCCGTTGGCAAGGTGCTTCCGCACCTGAACGGCAAGCTCGACGGCATGGCGATGCGGGTGCCGGTGGCGGACGGCTCGATCGTCGACCTGACCTGCCGGCTGCGTGGCGCTCCGACCGCCGAGGCCGTCAACGCGGCGGCCTCGACTGCTGCGGAGTCGAACCTGGCCGGCATCCTCCAGTACTCGGAAGACCCCCTCGTCTCGACCGACATTCTCGGCAACCCCCACTCGTCGATCTTCGACGCGCCGCTGACCCGGGTCAGTCCGGCCGGGGGCGGCGGCGTGTATGCCCGCGTCGTGTCGTGGTATGACAACGAATGGGGCTACTCGAACCGGGTCGCGGACCTGATCGAGCGGCTGGCGCAGTTCGAGTCCTGA
- a CDS encoding type I glyceraldehyde-3-phosphate dehydrogenase codes for MTTTTRIGLQGFGLLGRSLFRLSLDRPEVEIGAVAETADPEMLRYLLQFSTLPWRFDGEVALDDGSLSINGCSAPVVPARGAGETPWGDLGVTTVVDFRDSQPTRSELEGHLAAGAERVVLCAPPGGELDRTVVVGLNEDQLEPSDRIVSAGSFTAHCAGPLLRILDGAFGVEQAFISSVRAYGAGSRLADVPAPELRKGRAAGENIIPAATGAAEELASVLPELNGKLSASAMDVPVSNGSVVDLVCWHRDGVTVDSVNDAVAAAAGGEWKGRLRFEREAIVSADTAGSRATCIFDSQATMTLGEHVSKTIAWFDNGWGYLHRLLELVAALEEAAGAEGGVS; via the coding sequence ATGACGACAACGACTCGCATTGGACTCCAGGGCTTCGGACTTCTTGGCCGGAGCCTGTTTCGCCTTTCCCTGGACCGCCCCGAAGTCGAGATAGGGGCCGTGGCCGAGACCGCCGACCCGGAGATGCTCCGCTATCTCCTGCAGTTCTCGACCCTGCCGTGGCGCTTCGACGGCGAAGTTGCTCTGGACGATGGAAGCCTGAGCATCAACGGCTGCAGCGCGCCTGTGGTTCCTGCGCGGGGCGCGGGCGAGACTCCCTGGGGCGACCTGGGCGTCACGACGGTCGTGGACTTCCGGGACAGCCAGCCGACGCGGAGCGAACTCGAGGGGCATCTCGCGGCTGGCGCCGAGCGTGTCGTGCTCTGCGCTCCGCCAGGCGGGGAACTGGACCGGACGGTCGTCGTCGGCCTGAACGAGGATCAACTCGAACCGTCGGACCGGATCGTCTCCGCCGGCTCGTTCACCGCGCACTGCGCGGGGCCGTTGCTGCGCATCCTCGATGGGGCCTTCGGCGTCGAACAGGCGTTCATCAGCTCGGTTCGCGCCTACGGGGCGGGTTCGAGGCTGGCCGACGTGCCGGCGCCGGAACTTCGCAAGGGCCGGGCCGCGGGCGAGAACATCATTCCCGCCGCGACGGGAGCGGCCGAAGAGCTCGCGAGCGTGCTGCCTGAGCTGAACGGCAAGTTGTCGGCCTCGGCGATGGATGTGCCGGTGTCGAACGGCTCCGTCGTCGATCTGGTCTGCTGGCACCGCGACGGGGTGACGGTCGACTCGGTCAACGACGCGGTGGCGGCTGCCGCCGGCGGCGAGTGGAAGGGCCGGCTGCGCTTCGAGCGGGAGGCAATCGTCTCCGCCGACACCGCGGGCAGCCGCGCGACCTGCATCTTCGACTCGCAGGCGACGATGACCCTGGGCGAACACGTCTCCAAGACGATCGCCTGGTTCGACAACGGCTGGGGCTACCTGCACCGGCTCCTGGAGCTTGTCGCCGCGCTAGAGGAAGCGGCCGGCGCCGAAGGGGGTGTCTCGTGA
- a CDS encoding heterodisulfide reductase-related iron-sulfur binding cluster — MQHAIELDALRTEIGAAAAPMAEAVSACVHCGFCLPACPTYVELGEEMDSPRGRIVLMKEVLEGNLDLEEALGHIDPCLGCMSCVTACPSGVEYGELLMPFRELAEDSRRRSGFDRFWRGLMLDTLASPARLRWMLRLGRLATPFRGLLRALLPARLAAPLDLLPQSTDRAEVGFGTFPAVGERRARVALLAGCAQQVLAPRIHRATIEVLTRRGVEVVVPREEACCGSLAFHAGDARRARASAGALMRIFRPEGLLADVDAVLTNAAGCGSGLKEYGLLFAGRPEEKAARALAAKVRDVSTFLAALETGAPPALPEPLRVVYHDACHLAHAQRERTAPRRLLTGVPNLTLVEPRDWQICCGSAGIYNLEEPELAARLGRRKAEALLEGEPDVIATGNIGCLTQIESHLRRLGSGVPVRHTMEILASAHGAN; from the coding sequence ATGCAGCACGCGATCGAGTTGGACGCGCTGCGAACGGAGATCGGCGCCGCGGCCGCACCGATGGCGGAAGCGGTTTCGGCCTGCGTCCACTGTGGCTTCTGCCTTCCGGCGTGCCCGACCTACGTCGAACTCGGCGAGGAGATGGACTCGCCGCGCGGCCGCATCGTGCTGATGAAGGAGGTCCTCGAGGGCAACCTCGACCTGGAAGAGGCGCTGGGCCATATCGACCCGTGCCTGGGCTGCATGTCCTGCGTGACCGCCTGTCCTTCCGGCGTCGAGTACGGGGAACTGCTGATGCCCTTCCGCGAGCTGGCCGAGGACAGCCGTCGCCGTTCGGGATTCGATCGCTTCTGGCGTGGCCTGATGCTGGACACGCTGGCGAGCCCCGCCCGGTTGCGCTGGATGCTGCGGCTGGGCCGCCTGGCTACGCCATTCCGCGGGTTGCTGCGCGCACTGTTGCCGGCCCGGCTCGCCGCGCCGCTCGACCTGCTTCCGCAGTCCACGGACCGGGCCGAAGTCGGGTTCGGGACGTTTCCGGCGGTGGGCGAGCGACGCGCCCGGGTTGCGCTTCTGGCCGGCTGCGCGCAGCAGGTCCTGGCGCCGCGCATTCACCGGGCGACGATCGAGGTGCTCACCCGTCGCGGCGTGGAGGTCGTCGTTCCCAGGGAGGAAGCGTGCTGCGGCTCCCTCGCCTTTCACGCCGGCGATGCCCGGCGCGCCCGGGCTTCGGCCGGCGCCCTGATGCGGATCTTCCGTCCCGAGGGTTTGCTGGCGGACGTCGATGCGGTGCTGACCAACGCGGCGGGCTGCGGCTCGGGCCTCAAGGAGTATGGCCTCCTGTTCGCGGGACGGCCCGAGGAGAAAGCCGCCCGTGCCCTGGCCGCCAAGGTGCGGGACGTGTCCACCTTCCTGGCCGCCCTCGAAACCGGGGCGCCGCCAGCGCTACCGGAGCCGCTGCGCGTCGTCTACCACGATGCCTGTCACCTCGCTCACGCCCAGCGGGAGCGGACGGCGCCGCGGCGACTGCTGACCGGCGTGCCCAACCTGACCCTGGTCGAGCCGCGCGACTGGCAGATCTGCTGCGGTTCGGCGGGGATCTACAACCTGGAGGAACCCGAACTCGCGGCCCGGTTGGGACGACGCAAGGCGGAGGCGTTGCTGGAAGGCGAGCCGGACGTGATCGCGACCGGCAACATCGGCTGTCTGACCCAGATCGAGAGTCACCTGCGGCGCCTGGGCAGCGGGGTTCCTGTCCGCCACACGATGGAGATCCTGGCCTCCGCACACGGGGCGAACTGA
- the aceB gene encoding malate synthase A: MSGIEITGPRDFEAAEHILTPEALEFAGDLCRQFEERRVQLLQDRVDRHARIQAGEDPTFPPETQEVRDGDWKVAPTPADLNCRWAEITGPVDRKMMINALNSGAKVFMADIEDALSPSWRNVIEGQQNLYDAVRRQLEFTNPGNGKEYRLKDEIATLLVRPRGWHLIEKNALIDGRPVSAGIFDFGLYFFHNAKEALGRGSGPYFYLPKLENRHEARLWNDIFVAAQGALGVPQGSVRATVLIETILAAFEMEEILYELRDHSAGLNAGRWDYIFSAIKKFAFREDLVLPDRGQITMTVPFMRSYTELLVRTCHSRGAHAIGGMAAFIPSRRDPEVNATALAAVRADKEREAGDGFDGSWVAHPDLVPIALEVFSTKMEGRSNQKERLRQDVSIEPGSLIDLNVPGGSLTEQGLRNNVSVGLQYMNSWLNGNGAAAINNLMEDAATAEIARAQLWQWVHRNARMDNGEKVTAELYEQVRDEELSQLGGREASRYGLAVELLDDLVLGSEFQEFLTLQAYQHI, translated from the coding sequence ATGAGTGGGATAGAGATCACCGGACCGCGGGACTTCGAGGCGGCGGAACACATCCTGACGCCGGAGGCGCTCGAGTTCGCGGGCGACCTTTGCAGGCAGTTCGAAGAACGCCGGGTTCAGTTGCTCCAGGACCGGGTCGATCGTCACGCCCGCATCCAGGCCGGCGAGGATCCGACGTTCCCGCCCGAGACGCAAGAAGTCCGGGACGGCGACTGGAAGGTGGCGCCCACGCCAGCGGACCTGAACTGCCGCTGGGCCGAGATCACCGGCCCGGTCGATCGCAAGATGATGATCAACGCGCTGAACTCCGGCGCGAAGGTCTTCATGGCCGACATCGAGGACGCGCTCAGTCCGAGCTGGCGCAACGTGATCGAGGGCCAGCAGAACCTGTACGACGCCGTGCGGCGCCAGTTGGAGTTCACGAACCCCGGCAACGGCAAGGAGTACCGCCTCAAGGACGAGATCGCGACCCTGCTGGTGCGTCCGCGCGGCTGGCACCTGATCGAGAAGAACGCGCTGATCGACGGCCGCCCTGTCTCGGCCGGCATCTTCGACTTCGGCCTCTACTTCTTCCACAACGCGAAGGAAGCACTCGGTCGCGGCAGCGGTCCGTACTTCTATCTGCCGAAGCTGGAGAACCGTCACGAGGCGCGGCTCTGGAACGACATCTTCGTCGCGGCCCAGGGCGCGCTCGGCGTACCGCAGGGCAGCGTCCGCGCCACGGTGCTGATCGAGACGATTCTCGCTGCCTTCGAGATGGAGGAGATCCTCTACGAGCTGCGCGACCACTCGGCGGGGCTCAACGCCGGGCGCTGGGACTACATCTTCAGCGCGATCAAGAAGTTCGCGTTTCGCGAGGACCTGGTGCTGCCCGACCGCGGCCAGATCACGATGACCGTTCCCTTCATGCGCTCCTACACGGAGCTCCTGGTCCGCACCTGCCACAGTCGCGGCGCGCACGCGATCGGCGGCATGGCGGCCTTCATCCCCAGCCGGCGCGATCCGGAGGTCAACGCGACGGCGCTGGCGGCGGTCCGCGCCGACAAGGAGCGCGAGGCCGGCGACGGTTTCGACGGCAGTTGGGTGGCCCATCCGGACCTGGTGCCGATCGCCCTGGAAGTGTTCTCCACGAAGATGGAAGGCCGCTCCAACCAGAAGGAGCGGCTGCGCCAGGACGTCTCCATCGAGCCCGGGAGCCTGATCGATCTGAACGTGCCCGGCGGTTCGCTGACCGAGCAGGGGCTGCGCAACAACGTCTCCGTGGGGCTCCAGTACATGAACTCCTGGCTCAACGGCAACGGCGCGGCGGCGATCAACAACCTGATGGAGGACGCGGCAACCGCCGAGATCGCCCGGGCCCAGCTCTGGCAGTGGGTCCACCGCAACGCGCGGATGGACAACGGCGAGAAGGTCACGGCCGAGCTCTACGAGCAGGTGCGCGACGAGGAACTGAGCCAGCTCGGAGGCCGTGAAGCCAGCCGCTACGGCCTCGCGGTCGAGTTGCTCGACGACCTGGTGCTCGGCTCCGAGTTCCAGGAGTTCCTGACGCTTCAGGCGTACCAGCACATCTAG